Below is a genomic region from candidate division KSB1 bacterium.
TTGGGATGACTCGCCAACGCTTCGATCACGACCGTGCCCAGTCCGGGGAGGAAGGCTTCGGACAGAGGACGGACAATCTTCACCAACGGCCGCTCCACCGCGACCACCGTGACCGTCACCGCCCCTTCCGCCTCCGCCTCTTTGTCGTCGCGAACTTTGACGGTGATGCGATAAGCACCAGCGGCGGCGGGAGCAGTCCAGCGCACGCTGCTGCCAGTGGTGGAAGAGAGCATGCCGGCGGCAGCGTTCCAGCTGATGGCAAGCGTTCCACCTTCCGGATCATGCGCTTCGACCTTGATGGTGGTGGTATCAGCCGGCGCCAGCGCTTCGCGCAGAGCGACGAGACGATCGATGACCGGCGCTTGGTTGCTGTCGATCAGCTCGCCCAGCTCTTTACATCCCCCCAAAATGCCGAGCGCGAACCAGGCCACGGCACCGATCTGCAGTGGCAGGATGATTTTCGCTTTCATATCGCCTCACTCGGCCAACACCGCCTGTAAAACTTCTTTGTTCAAACTGGCACCGGTTTCAACGATCACCACGGCCTGCACACGGCCGGGATCACGCACTTCCGGCAGCGCCGCGCTGAACCGGACTCTTTTGCTCTCACCCGCCGCAATCCCGTTGAAGCTTTGGGGAGCAAAAACTTTGCGCACCACCTGATGATGGCCGGCGAGGGCCAGATCCTCCCACACCAGCGCGCGCAGCGCAAACGGTCCGAACGCGCTGTTGCCGAGGCGGGCAACTGCGACCTCGATGGCGACACCCGCCGCCGAGAATGATTGCTTTGCTTCAATGGTGAAGTGGGCAATCCTGCCCAGCTCATTTTGCAGGGCGGTGCGATAGCGCAGCGCCGCGGTGGCGGCACGGGAGGCCCCCTGCAATCGGATCGCCGACCCATTTACCAAAACATCGGGCACGGCATGGTCCGCAGCGGCGAGCGAACGATAACGATCCGCACTCTCCGGCAGCGCATAAGGATCGTGGAATTTCGTGCTGGGCAGATGATGTTCCACTATGATCACTTGATCCAGCGGATAGGCCGGCCGCAAGCTGTCGAGTGCCGCCAGGGCAAAGGGGCTGTAGGGCGTGGCATCATTGACAAACGCTTCGAGCAGGATCACGCGCGGCCGCGCGCTCGCCGGATTGCGCGGGTCGAGCGGATTGGTGCGTTCCAGCCCGCCGCAGCCGGCGAGCAAAAGGGCAAGACCCCACAGCGGCAGACATGAACTGCGCACGGTAATCTTCATCTTTTCTCTAAAAATGAAACGCAACCCCGAGGCAGAGGGTGTGACCGCCGGCAAAGAGAGCGAGGCGCGGCGCAGGCGGGCGCTCCGCCGGCATTGCCGCCGCGAAGATGCGGTTTTTTTCCGAATGATCTTGCAACCAAAAACGCACACTCACCAGTGCCAGGACGCCCGTCACGAGCGCGCTGGTGGTGCGGGCGGTGCGATAGTCTTCGGCGCGGTGATAGTGTTTTTCCAGATCCGCCAGCGTGGTGGCGGCTTGATATTTCCGGTAGGCGGCACGCGAGATGCCATGCGTGACTCCGGCAGCAGCAGCGCTCAGGCCGGCAGCCAGTGCCACCCAGGAGGCGGGATATCGCCTCAGCCGGACACTCTCGCGATATTGTCCCCTGCCGGTCAGATTGTACAAGATGTTGGCGGCAAGCAACTGCACCATCTCCGCGCCAACCCGCCAATCGCGGCCCACCACTTTCTCGCCGCGCACCTGGCCGGTCGCCACTTTCAGGATGTGGCAATCGATGCGCAAACGGGAGCCGGCCATGCTGATTTCGCCGGTCAGCAAATACTGCGCGCCCGCCAGTTGCCCCACCGCCTGCGCGGTTTGCTGGTCAATCACACCGGTTTGCCCCAGCGCCTGTTCCTGCAGGATCAACTCCAGTTTTTGGCGCGCCACCACCAGAATGCCGGAGCCGGGGCGCGACAATTCGGTCTGCAACATCTCCGGAACATTTTTCTCCAGCAGGTCGAGATGAAACAGGCCGCTGTTGTTCTTGAAATCAAGGACGGCGACGGTGAGCAGGGAATCAGCGGGGACGGTTGCCGGCG
It encodes:
- a CDS encoding Ig-like domain-containing protein → MKAKIILPLQIGAVAWFALGILGGCKELGELIDSNQAPVIDRLVALREALAPADTTTIKVEAHDPEGGTLAISWNAAAGMLSSTTGSSVRWTAPAAAGAYRITVKVRDDKEAEAEGAVTVTVVAVERPLVKIVRPLSEAFLPGLGTVVIEALASHPNGIERVEFRVGSTLLGVDNSPPYQQPWRVEGLSGPARLFASAFRALTPGEPGVDSVQVSIEGATRL
- a CDS encoding CsgG/HfaB family protein, which translates into the protein MRLLPELLFCLTAALSLAFRLAFAQPPPLRPAAPATVPADSLLTVAVLDFKNNSGLFHLDLLEKNVPEMLQTELSRPGSGILVVARQKLELILQEQALGQTGVIDQQTAQAVGQLAGAQYLLTGEISMAGSRLRIDCHILKVATGQVRGEKVVGRDWRVGAEMVQLLAANILYNLTGRGQYRESVRLRRYPASWVALAAGLSAAAAGVTHGISRAAYRKYQAATTLADLEKHYHRAEDYRTARTTSALVTGVLALVSVRFWLQDHSEKNRIFAAAMPAERPPAPRLALFAGGHTLCLGVAFHF